The Hoplias malabaricus isolate fHopMal1 chromosome X2, fHopMal1.hap1, whole genome shotgun sequence genomic interval gtctcagtgggtccagagcccatacGGTATCACTgcacacaaggcaggaatacatcttggacagggcaccagtacAAGAGAggagcaccacacactcacccattcacacctatggacatttatTTGGATGGCctatccacctaacaacatgtgtgcttggactatgggaggaaacccacacagacaaagacagaacacatcaaactcctcggGGACCCAAGGTGAGGCTCCAACCAACAGCCCAAGCATCTGTGATACAGTGACGCTACTTCTTGCACCATTGGAATGAGCATGTGAATATGAATCTCAGACCATCTGCCCTGATGATTGAATATGGCCAAGCACTGGTTCTGCATTTATGACTTCAGATGCCATGCTGCACAAAGTCATAATCTTTAAGTTCAGTTAAATCTATTATATACTGCTATTTGTACTTAAATCCACAAACAGAACTCTGTTAATAAAAACTCATGGACTCTCACAAACTCAAAAAATACTATtgctaattaattcattcactgtctgtaaccacttatccagctcagggttgcgatgggtccggtgcctacccagaatcactgggcacaaggcgggaacacaccctgggggctGTGCCAGttctttgcagggtgacacacacttatATGTATGGGCACTTCTGAGTAAATGTggttttagactgtgggaggaaacgagTGCCCGGAGGAAGCTcacatggacacaggaagaacacaccaaactcctctcagatagtcacccagagtggagcccaaacccacaaccccaggatcatggagctgtgtgactgcgacactacctaatTCTACTGTctacattttaatatgttttcagTTAGAATCACTCAGTCTGCTTAATTACTTTCAGCATTAGGGTTTACACTGAAGTAAATTCTGAGTAAACACATCATTTTCTTGCGAATTGCATTATAATAAATACCAGGAGTCATTTTGGCACTCATTTTATTTCCTGTATTGGAccatggtcctggaggaatGTTGTATTTCTTCACTGTGTACATGTATATGGCTGGAATGAAATctagcctcaaaactcaaaaactCAAAACTATTGACTTAAACCATATACTTTTGTTACTGTATCCTAAACCAAATCACTACAAAGATGTGTTTAACTGAAGTGCATACTGATTTGATTACATACTGCACTGGGAATAGATATTTCCCTGAACTGAAAAGCTTTTAATGTGGGGGTGGGCCATTTCCTTACAACCTCCCTCTGGGATCTGCGCTGTTGCAAAACCACAGTCACTTCAGAACTCAGAAGAACAGAGAACGAaagaacagaacacagaacacaggctattttctttttatttcattaatttgcCTGAGGTAAGAACATCTCTAAAATTGTCTGTGTGCATGGCCAGCAAagttgtttgttgttataatgccaaagtgactgtgtctgtttttttgtATGTCTTACATTTGATTATTATAaagcattacattttattaagtatgtaataatacatttttaatgtattttaataagCCTTTTTTCCTGAGTTGTTATTTGTGTCAAGTTTCTGAGGCTATTCTATGAATGATAGTAAGCCAAATGAAGGTTTTCAAAGCCTTAAGATTATTTAATAATGCACATTTTGAATCCAGTGACCATTTTGTCATCATTTTATAGCAATGTATCACTGATAGAATCATCTGTATTTTAAGCCATGCAAAGGAATTTGCAGCTCAAAGGTTTATTAGATTGTATTTACTCAAATAGTAATACAGTCCACTGTAATTATTACTGTACAATTCAAAATCACCCTAGGATACATAAATCCCACAGGACTCTACTCTAAAGTGAGGAAATCATTTGATAGTGATGGATTGCTCTAGCAGGGAAAAGGGAATGTGTAGCAAAAGTCCAAAGGAAAATTAAGTGTTGCTCTATCTCATGCAtttccttttttcctctttcgtgttttttaaataattataagcTGGTTACCACAGAAACAAGGTTCTTTTAAGCATATCCGTTAATTGTTCCTTGGGGCGTAGCCCTAACTCTGTAAAAGATTGGTGATTTCCAGGTACAGCTGCTGTATCAAGATACAAACTGTGTTAATGTACCCGCAGAATTTCAACAATGGTCTGCAGAGTGGTGCAACTGGCTAAATTTTGTTTCAGAAAAATTAGTTTTAAACAAGAACAATACAAAGCATGCATTATGTTGTGACacttcctgttttgttttgtacaaCACTTTGGTAATTACAGCATtcaaattaaatgaatgtttttgtaagTTATATATAAGAATAAGAAAGTATAATAATTCACAAGACTGTACTTTATGATCCATTATGATGGGGTTTAAACCAAAAGGACATTACTGCATATAAATTGGCagcactttagaataagactacacttataaccTGTTCATAAATGGTTTAATATCTGTGTATTAATGGTTaataattaggttgtaaacaccttaaagctcataataatcatttataacacttAGACAGAAAGGCCAACATTGACTTATCATCTGCCTAATAGTGAAAGTGCCTGATGACTTTCTAAAAATGACAAAgtatatgtgtcttcactctgtggGAAACAACAGATCACTGACACCATTTCACTCTgtgttataaattattattattaacctaTATGGTGTTTGTAACTTAAATAATAACCAATGATAACCGTTTTTAAATTTCAATTTTAGACTTTTTGTTGTAGTGAGTTCATAATATAAATTATGTATTTCTGAACAGATATTACCATCTGTTACGAAACCACACTTAGTGATGTCATGTACTGTTTGCAGGTATAAATGAACTGATATAAATTTATGAGGACTACTTCAGAGCAGTTATGCAAGCCTTAACCAGatattacactgtgttttgtaTGCTTTATTGAAGATTAAACAAATGATAACTAAAGTTTAATGAATACAGAATGAGCATTAAACTCCCAGTcatattttattaccatttacTCATGGGATAGTACTGTGCAGCTGATATTTTAGACCTTCCTGACTTTCAGTTTCTATTTTGCAGCAGATATATTTAGCCTCACCCTAAATGCTCACGCCACATTTGCAAGCCAGGCACATTCCAAAACAGTCCACAGTGCACGGCTGCCCCTCAGTGGTGGAACAAATGTTCGTTTAACAAATCTGGATTTCATTAAGAACTATACTTGCATTTATTGGACTGGATCAAAACATAGGGCAAATGTTTTGCAGGATCTGTTTCTCTTGCTAACCTGTAAAATGAAAGAGTTCAAACATTTTTGTGCAAAAGATTGGGGACAGAtgattgattttaatttttttctttgcaaTTATTTATAAAGTGTGACCATCGTAAAACTCACACTTTTTaagcagaaatgtgttttttttcccttgaaaacaaccataaaattaagaaaatatattcgAATCATACCCATAAAAATATTACAGGGGTCTTACATTTACAACACTAGTTACTGATTGAACTGTCTTGACAGGGGTTCTATTGTTTTCTGATAATCTGTCAGTGATTTTTGCATTTGATTACACATCCTCTGGATATTCTGGCTTCACTTTTGGATTTAACTCAGAACTAATGTCAGTATCATTATGGCAGAGTGTGCACTCTTTAACACTAGAGAGTTAAGGGATATGATTCCATGTCACTAGCAATAGTGATTCATTAAAGTCTTAATTAATTTAGAGGTATGGAGATGTGCATTGTCACTACACATCCCAAGACTCATTGTTAGAATCTCTGGGAGCTTGAGGGAAAACTGGCCTTCCATTACCTCTGGAAGTAAAGCCATCACAGTTTGTTGGCTGCCTTGTGATAAAGGTTGAATCTACTGCAGGTGGAAAGTCCAATGCTTAATAATAACCATCCAGTcaattaattcaaatcaaatcaggcTTTTTTCTATTGTTATATTTGGTAGCTACTCTTTACATAAAAAGTCTACATGCTGATCTAGGGGTTTATGGACATTTATGGGAATTGTAATAATACGCCTGTGCTCTTGTCCTGCTGCTCTTACTAAATCATTCAGGTTTGTTAATGGTGTGGTAGATGGCACTGATATTTCAGAGAGCACTCTTCCTTTTATTAACACTATTCTGAAGGGACCTGCCAGAGCTacaacacacactgttattCTTGCCCCCTCACCTGGAAACAAATGTCTGTATTATTTTGTCCCTGTTCCTATTCACCTTCCAGATGAGATCCACCAGCCTCAAGATTTTAGGGCTACCCACTTCCCATGAAGCCATTTGTATTTGTCCAAATAACCTCACACCCATTGACTACTTTTTGAGGCTGGTCTTTAACTTTATTGAATGTGTACTCATAGCTCATAACTCTGTAAGTTTCTTCCTTTTGTTCTCACCACAAGTTTTTACTTGCCATTTTCACCTCAGCAATGTTCACTTGGAGCTAGGACGtagaattctgtaaagctgcttttcaACAAAaccaattatatttaaaaaaccttttataaaaaacattttttatttgaattgaaATGTTTTATTCTGTAATTTGCACTTTCACATTTCCACCGGTAAAGGTATATGCATGTGCATTTTCTTCACACAGCATTCATAAGTAAAAACATCAGGAGTCAACCTACAATACTTGTAACAACTGTAATTATACAATTGCAATTATATAAGCAGTAGCatggtggtgtagcaggtagggtcacagtcacacagctccagggacctggaggttgtgggttgcaATCctgatccgggtgactgtctgtgaggagtttggtgggttctccccgtgtccgcatgggtttcctccgattgctccagtttcctcccacagtccacaaataacacacattggtaggtgaattggcgactccaaaatgtccataggtgtgagtgtgtcagtgaatgtgtgtgtttgtgtgtgtcaccctgtgaaggactggtgccccttctagggtgtgtttccaccttgcacccagtgattctgggtaggctcagaacccaccatgaccctaaactggataagaggttagagacaataaatgaatgaatatttaagaaTGAATGGTGTGTGGAATGAATTTATCATCACAGTGAGAATTCAgggctttttttctgagagtacaTAGGGACAGGATATAAAGATCAGTCATCTTAAGAAAAGACACAACTGATAGAATTTAGCCTGGATTTCAAGTCCAGGTCCTCAGTATATATGCTTGCTTTCTGTAGTTGGTTATTATCAATAAAtgtcttgctctctcactctctttcacagAATATCTGACTTGCCATTCAGCGAAATGGACAATCAATGTAATGAGACTTGTGACTATGATGCGCTGGATGAAGAAAGCAAAGCAACTGCTTCTCTCCTCAGTGGCATCAGGATGTTGTACATTGTTGGATACATCATCATTTGTGCCCTGGGTGTGATCCTCAACAGTTATGTGATCGTTGTGGGTTGTCATCAATACCACAAGCTTCAGAAATCCCCACCCATCATCTGGATTCTGGCACTGGCTGTGACCCACCTGGTCTTCTCCTTATTCCTGGTTCTGCAGTTGCTCTATGCCTGGCACCACTTCAACTGGCAATGCGGAGCTGCTCTTTGCAAGTTTTCATCCTACGTATTTTATGTCAGCATGTTCTCCACAGCTGCTATACTCAGCCTTTGCACCATCAGCAGCAGATGCCCTGACAAAATTAAATGTGGCAGTCATGGCACGTTCACAGCCCTTGTCTTTATTCTATGCTCCTGGACATTCGGAGTGATCCTCAGCAGTCCATCTCTGGTCTCCCGTGAGCTTCGTAACACTCATTTAGGGCTGCAGTGCATTGACGACTTTGATTTTGACAAAGAGAAGACCACAGATGACGGTGTGAAAAAGATGACTGCGGTTGTTTTCTCCAGGTTCCTGCTTGGGATCTTGGTTCCCATGTTCCTGATGACCATTAACATCTGTCTGGGAAAACTACAAGATCGCAGTATGAAAGAAACCTATAAGTGGGTGATCGGCTTAATTAAGGTGGCTTACTTAATCTGCTGGACACCTCTGATTATTTTACAGCTTGTTCTGGTTACTAACAGGAGAGAAAAGTCCTTTGATTATTTATTACCAGCGGCCACGGTGCTAGCTGCATCTCATTCTATGGTCAACCCACTAATCTACCTGTTGGTGGGACGCAAATTGAATATGAAATGGCTGTTAAAAATGGACGAAAAAAACAGTGAACGTGTTGCACTAAGAAATATGTCATAATGATTTGCATCCGAGAAAACTAACCAATGAGCAATGACCATAACCACTGTGCTTCTGCCAGAAGATATGGGGAAGTAAGTGTACAAATATTCCAAAGGGTTCATAGGGGTTTAAATTGCCTGATAACTTCAGGATCATAAGAGTATCAGAATTACCAAGCACAAGCACTGAATGTCCTTTCGCTGCTTACTGCCAAGATATTCACAGATATTCTGAGACTGAACCTTAGGACATTTTTGCATATACAAAAATCCCTATCAAACCTATAATACACTGCAACAGTTGACTCATTGATATTCGTAGAAATCCAAAAAAATAACTTTACAGTACAAGGAAGGAAACATCTGTTTCACAACTTTCAAAAGTGAGtctataaaaaaacaacaacttgaTATCATGGCTGAAACGTGCCTATGCTACTAAAAGAACACACCAGCTAAAACATTCATTTAACTATGTTAAACTTGATATGCAACCCCTAGCCTCTAAGGCCGCTTGGAAAACGGCATGCTGAACCAAAGCATTCAAGTAGAAGATTATTTAACTTTTTGTAGTGGAAAAAtgtgtagggcggcacggtggcgcagcaggtagagtcgcagtcacacagctccagggacctggaggttgtggattcgattcccgctccaggtgactgtctgtgaggagttgcgctcaatgattccaggtaggctctagacccaccgcgaccctgaattggataagtggttactgataataaataaatatatatatatatatatatatatatatatatatatatatattcactcggCAGGTTGCAGCTGCTCTTACTCACGCGCGAAACTAAattacatttcccacaatgtcTGTGTAGGATATTTttgtcacaccttgacactttctggtttgttttcctcttccatgtggctgtctgtttgttgtcattCCTAGCTCCGCCCTCGTTTCACTCTTACCTCCGCCTCTTTTGTCatcgtttcccttgttatccgtgtcaggtgtgtctagttagttcatgtatttaagccctcttccctcacttcctgggagCGGTCACTTTGAGTTTGATTTTGtctgtttgcttgttttctttgtttgtttcatgctCATGGTTCTTCGTATTGTTTCTCGTTTCTGATTCCTCGTTCCCCGTTCGTTCTCTTACACCTTTTCGTGACCCCCTACTTCGTTagtgttttgaaatgtttgatcatctagcttgccctgtttcctgttCGTTAATGTTATCTCGTGTTTCTCGTTAAGTTCGTTTGTCGTGTTTTCGCTTAAATAaatcatctgtgttgtagcgagtgtgtccgcttcCCGTGATCTTCACCACCCTGACAATTTTATTTTGCTTGACACCAAGACCTCCCTctagatttatatatatttatatatatatatatatatatatatgtatatgtatgtatgtatgtgtgtatatatatatatatatgtatgtgtgtgtgtgtatactgcatttatttgtgtttatatacacGTGGCATATCAGTTGATTGCAAAAATtttctaaacacatttttccactaaaaaagttaaataatctTCTACTTGAATGCTTTGGTTCAGCATGCCATTTTCCAAGCGGCCTTAGAGGCTAGGGGTTGCATATCAAGTTTAACATAGTTAAATGAATGTTTTAGCTGGTgtggtcttttagtagcataggCACGTTTCAGCCATGATATCAGGTTGAACTTTATTTCAAGGAAATCTGAAGGATTGCTTTTGAACTATTTATTGATCATAACATTTTGACACGTGACCTTCTCCGATtatgtgaaaaatgaaaaaaaaaaggatgtaTGTTTTATTCCACAGTGATGTTATGTTTACTTGTCGCATTTACCAAAAAGAGTAAAGGAAACCAGATATCAGGAAGATGAGGGCTATGTAATGACCCCTGTGCTTATGGTCATCCTTGGTAAACAAAACACTAACTTCTCTGTCAAGGAGTCACAGGAAAGAAGAAGTACAAATGGATGTAAAAACAAATACTAGACCTTGTGACAACTGAACAGTGtctgtgcagtttcacacatgGCATTGATCAGAAAATTACAGAGAAACATTAACAGCTCAATATGACAGTAGTCACTCAGTATTCAAACAtagttaaatgtaaatataaattactACTATGTTACTATGTATATTAAACATACATTAAACttaactgtttttatttataccAATATTTCAGTAACATCAGCATTAACATTATGTTAtgtaacaaatgtgtgtgtatatatatatatatatatgtgtgtgtgtgtatattaaataattttctgtgtttaaaaatcatcacTGCTCTTTCTGTTCTACATCAGTCAAACACTAGAGAGTAACATTCTTAAGACACTGTGTTTCAATGGATTCTTCACACTGGGCTCCAGGAACGACCCTGCACCCGGAGGACTGCATGGGGCACTAGGGGGTTTACCAAGGGCAGAGTGCCAATCTATATCTGGGCAAACACCAGATTAGGAACTGCTGACGGTATACAATTACAGAAAGCTTTCTCATTTAAGTGTTTTCCATGTATATGTCAGAGAAAACATGGAAGAAGTTTTGGCAAATCGTGCAAAACCGTTATAAAATTGATTTAtactttttctttattatttgttgCATATAGagaattaatgtaattaataaaattttctttagtgttctcctccatttTAGTGAAAAATGTCCTTTGCCACAAGCATGAATGTTAATGGAGAGAATTCAGAGAAAATGCTGTGATAGTTGGACGTGGATAGTGTCATTGTTTGCTACTGCCTGTATCATACAGCCAGAGATCATTTTTAGCCTACAGTATAAAATATGatgctgtaaaatatttatgaacCAGAAAGCAATCAGACAGGACCTAGGAGTTAGCATGGGAAAAGGGTCTTCTTTTTGAAAAGAGACATGCTGCATGTAAAGCACACAGTGTGGAGTCACTTTGTgagttccatccatccatccattatctgtaaccgcttatccaatttagggtcgcgggggtccagagcctacctggaatcatcgggcgcaaggcgggaatacaccctggaggggacgccagtccttcacagggcaacacagacattcacacctacggacactttcgagtcgccaatccacctgcaacgtgtgtttttggactgtgggaggaaaccggagcacccggaggaaacccacacggacacggggagaatacagacagtcacccggagcgggaatcgaacccacaacctccaggcccctggagctgtgtgactgtgacactacctgctgcgccaccgtgccgccccactttGTGAGTTGATTCTCTTATGTGGTTGTGTTCAGAAAAAAGGCTTGTGTGTAGAGTGACTCAATCCTCTGCAGGCAGATGAGTGTTTAAAAATGGCTGTAGTTGAGGCAGACCATGCATCAGTGAATGAAATTAAGTCTCCACCTTGGTTCATTAACATTCATGAGTATTGttaatgttacagatgtgttaGATTGGCGATCACATTCGTGTGCACATACTAAGAGATATAGCTGATGCAGACTAATTTTAGCTGATGTTCTGCTGTTTACATGAATGTTATTTAATGGATCATATGTTGTGTGTCAAGGATTGGGAATGGGCTCCacaaaatatgatttttatCCTGGAGAGTGATATGGCAGGGGAAATAAAATGCCCTATTTTAGAGGTTCTAGAGACCCCAGTTCCCTCTTCCCAGCTGAAGAGAGACATTCGTCATTGCTTGGAGGGAAAAGTGATGGTGTATGTAGTCACGTAAGGTATTTTATAGACAATGGGCTTTTAATGTACTTAGAAAGACCCGGACCCAGAGTAAAATTCTGTTTGACAAATTGTCCCTATGGCTTACAGCAGTGTTCCCCAACCACCGGGTCGCGACCCCGTACCGGGCTGTGTGCCATTAGGTACCGGGCCGCACAGAAAGtttgaatttttctttttttaaaattgattatcagtctaaatgttgatgttttattttgaaaagtgaaTTCTGTGCTGAATGACGAAGAGACGCATACATGCGTAACCAGCCGTTACCCCAAAAAGCTAGCAAAAATGAGTGAAAAACAAATCTTTGGCAAGCTTCTTTGGAAAGGGAAAAGGCCCAATGAGGAGACAGAAGAAGAGCCTACGACTTCcaagaaaatgaaatctgcatttaAAAGACAATATCAGGATTCCTACTTAAAATACGGGTTTATTCCTACAAGTGATTCTCATGTGCCGAGCCCACTCTGTGTAATATGTGGCAACAAGCTAGCAAATGAGTCAATGAAGCCTTCAAAATTGCTTTAGCACCTGGAGACCAAGCACCCTGCATTAAAAGACAAGCCTTTGGAGttttttgaaagaaaaaaacgtGAACAAGAAGGACAGAAGCAATTACTGATGGCCACCACATCAACAAATGTGAGTGCACTGAGAGTGTCATACTTAGTGGCTAATCGTATTGCTAAGGCGAAGAAACTTTTTACTATTGGTGAAGAATTGATTCTGCCTGCCACTAAGGACATTTGCCGTGAACTTCTAGGAGAGGCTGCAGTTAAAAAGGTAGCACAGGTTCCTCTTTTGGCTAGCACTGTCACCAGGCAAATTGAGAATATTGCAGAGGATATTGAGAAGCAGTTGCTGGAGAGGATTAATAAGTCACTGTGGTACGCAATCCAGGTTGACGAGTCTACTGATGTTGATAACAAGGCGAAACTAAAAGTCAAGAGTCAAGACtgaagagagttttattgtcatttctgcatatgtacaggacatacaaaggattgaaattacgttgctctcctctccaagatgcagtaacatttaacaaaaaatagactaaattcaattagactaagtaaataaatatatgaaagtgaacaaacagaagacaagtgcaggacatacgttaccagcagctcactgatagacatacatgagacaatgggacactgactgaagacaataacctgatttggaggtaggataatggatgtacaaggcagtgtaaacaatactGCAAAAAATCGTAATAAGAGGAGGTAGGATGCTggacaatagtgcaagataatcgtataacaactaaataaagtgaacaagtgcatacctattgaaaaagtcacagttagGTCTGATGGGAAGCTAAAGTGACAGTAACAATATAAACAGACCCGGTGTCAAGAGTAGTGCAAATACAGGGATATGAATCCTGGAGGCTGGTTAAACTGATTGAGTGCCTGCCTGATTTTCAAAGTCACAGTTGGCCAGTGATGCAGTGTTTATGGTCCAGGAGAGGTCCTCTGTAACGTGCACACCCAGGAACTTGGTGCTGCTCACCCTCTCCACAGCAGCCTCATTGATGGATAGAGGGGCATGTTGTGTGTGGgttctcctgaagtccacaacaatctccttggtcttctcagtgttcagagagagattgttgtgtTTGCACCAAGAGGCCAGCCAGCTCACCTCGCTCCTGTAGTGTGACTCATCGTTTTTGCTGATGAGGCCTACCACAGTTGTGTCAACCACAAACTTGATGAAGaggttggaggtgtgtgatggagagcagTCGTGGGTTAGCAGAGTGAACAGAAGGGGGCTCAGCACACATCCTTGGGGAGCCCCCGTGTTCAGAGTGATGGTGCTGGACGAGTTACTGTCAACCCGTACTGCCTGTGGTCTTCCAGTCAGGAAGTCAAACAGCCAGTTGCACAGTGATGTATTCAGTCCCAGTCTGTCCAGTTTCTGAATGAGCTTTTGGGGGAtgattgtgttgaatgcagaactgaaatcaataaaaagcattctgacataggtgtctttcttgtccagatGAGTAAGAATGGACAGCAGTGGAGACAGCATCATCAGTCGAAAGATTTGAAACGATATGCAAACTGGTAGGGGTCCAAGGAGGGGAGTAGGGAAGACCTGATGTGTTGCATGACTAGCTGCTCGAAGCACTTCATGAGGATGGAGGTAAGTGCAATGGGTGGTAGTTGTTGAAACAGGAGGGTGAAGACTTCTTTGGGACAGGGATTATAGTGGTGGCTTTGAAGCATACAGGGACCACAGCCTGACTCAGTGAGGTGTTGAAGATGTCAGAATACACCTCTGCAAGTTCGCCATTGCAGCCCTTCAGCACACGACCAGGTATGTTGTCAGGTCTAGGAGCTCTAGGAGCTTAGAGCTTTCAGTACACTCCTCA includes:
- the LOC136677346 gene encoding chemerin-like receptor 1, with the translated sequence MDNQCNETCDYDALDEESKATASLLSGIRMLYIVGYIIICALGVILNSYVIVVGCHQYHKLQKSPPIIWILALAVTHLVFSLFLVLQLLYAWHHFNWQCGAALCKFSSYVFYVSMFSTAAILSLCTISSRCPDKIKCGSHGTFTALVFILCSWTFGVILSSPSLVSRELRNTHLGLQCIDDFDFDKEKTTDDGVKKMTAVVFSRFLLGILVPMFLMTINICLGKLQDRSMKETYKWVIGLIKVAYLICWTPLIILQLVLVTNRREKSFDYLLPAATVLAASHSMVNPLIYLLVGRKLNMKWLLKMDEKNSERVALRNMS